The genomic interval aatttggcgactggtcaattatgcAAGTTGCGGATCcttggtctagtggtaacacactggcttcacaatccagagatcgctggttcgatcccccgctgcacctaacctactaactcgtctttcgcatgagacgttaaaccgaggtgcagtgtactaggtgctatacaccgggcactaaaagacccagggtcacctctggaacggggtgtcttctgtatcttgcactatcccccgtaaccaactaacacgtctttctgggggcgttggccatatgggagacaatcccggtgcactcgataaaaacaacaacaacaacgataatTATGCAGTAAGACGCTTACATGATTACtatattaaacacaattgagttTCAGCGTATCAACGCGGCTTTCTGCCATTATGGGCGTAAAGGAAGGCTTTATCAGcccgtgttcttaaaatgcgtgACAGTTACTCGAAGAATACATTCAGATTACGGTTAGTTGCGTGACAGTTACTGGGAGAATACATACAGATTACGGTTAGTTTTAGTGATATTCGACCCTGTGTTGGCTCGACTGTTTCGAATGTTTGCGCTTTAATTATAATACATACAGTTCCGTTTTCTGGCTAGAACTGGTGTCAGATTTCCGAACGCGCGATTGAAGTTGAACTATAGGAAAATGTTTGATAACAGATATATGTTCAAAATTTGAATTGCTAATGATCTGCTGTTGAAAATATGTAATAACCGACATGTACCTATACATTATTAAGAGATGCTTAacttaaaaaaagacaaataaataatttcagtaCTCTAAAATTCTTTCGTGAGGGTTAATACAGTTGTGTTCTGTGGTGATATTATTAAACATAAGTATTTACGTTATGATGATTGTGTTTCTTTCTCAATCTAAACTTCTTTAAATCATCTAAAATGACTTAAGGCCagaattgtattaaaacaattctTGGTGTTTTCCACGCTTCCTTTATTTAAAACTGGCCGTAACTATGTTCATCTTTATCTTGTTTGTTGGAAACTACACAATACCTGAAACGTTAACACATCACATGACGCATATTTCTCTGGGCTGCAGGTTTCTCGGTACAACAGTGGAGAGTTCTTCCGTACTGCCTCTGCTACAGAGTCTGGTGCAACAACTGAGTATGCTGGGAAATCAAAGCCCACGAAGCGGCCTGGTAcgtgtatcattatcatcacgaTAAAGAACATTCTTATTTGAAAGATGAATAGTTTATTAGTGCCAGTTGTATTTGTAATCTAACATTAAATGCCAAGCAAAAATACTTGTAAGTCAGTAAACCATCATTGAATTAATTGGGaattcattattttcttttagTAATCAATCTCATGGGTAATCCTAAGTTATAACCGTTCTGTCCAAAAAGTCTTCAATCAGGATCATTTTAGTCAACAAGTTTGAAGTGAGTGGAAACTTGAACGTTTGATGCAAACCAGAAATTACACAGCtaggtttttttttcaataaattattttgtataacgCTATACTGACATTTTGTTCAATTCTGATCAGCTGTCGTTTGACGAAGCCATGCTTTGGCGCTCGTTCGACCCGCCGTCACGGACAGTACTGCAGACGACAGTCCGTACCTCAGTCGACTTCCTGTTCAGTCGTCTGGAGAAACTGCACAGCCGGATATTGGTGTGTCGCGCCTTGGGATATTTTACCTTAGGTGGGGGTTGAGTCACTTGTATTCAAGTcttgttctgggtaaactggCCTTAAAGCACTTAATTcggccttaactagatttttgttaagaagagattgTACACTAACCAAATAAAAGCGGAAcatgtcttccctgataagcctgtccgggccacacatgctcatctgggacgacacttttcgcacatgcattaagaccaacTTTCCCATAACGAGGATCACTTGTTTATCTACTTGCCAGCACATTAATGGAAGTCTcgtttagcaaaaatccagttcaatATGGATCTTTACTTCAGCCAATCACGGAATCACCGAGGCGGAGCTTGATGACGTGTTGTCCTGCGATGATGACGTATTAAATGACGTCTACACCTACTGGACACCGCCCATGCGCAGACTGCCCCCTCTACTTCTCGTGTGCATACGGGCGGACATCGACCAATATGTCGGTACTGAACTTTACTGTTATTTTCTCGTTTGAATTTAATGTTTTACGAACGTCGAGCTGATGAGAAAACAATGATGTTATATGTACTATGGCGATTTATATTGGGATTTCCAATTCATTATCAACATCGCATGTTATTAAAACTAAGATAAAGCGGTTATCGCAACGCGGTTGAACGTCTGCCTTAAGAACTTGTGATCATATAGGTTCGCTACCACTTGATGTTTTCTGATTTGTTTTCAGCTGAGAAACACTTTGTTcaactttctttaaatgacttgCTTATGACTTTAGAATTGCAGAGCAGTGTTGAGATTACAACGAAAAAAGGctgattttatgaattttaggcactatgatattcacaaacaaaaatTTTCATTGAGTACCATTGGTTCAtattgaggcagataattatttcaattgtataacttcaattgatgccaaaatggctcagcaaaatgatttggaaaatccgtatactaaacaaagcgtcgcactgtaaaCTTCGATGGtataatcatggtggacatcggaacgtaccgagctagaatcgggtgtttaacggccaggtctgggtctgttttggacctagacacacttcgggtggttggcgtttttggctttattggtattctcatctttatggccggcgtcgagttaaatccgggaccgtttcaggtgataaaaatctttgtttacattagaatttgCAAATTATgtatcccgcgtattaaactttttcggcatagctgtatacgccagcttttcaccttacctgacctttgtaactgtcccataaaattcaaataaaatttcccgcggctaggtcacaaagaatacacttcatttatcccataggctgatatgagcatacgaccagaacattggaaacatgtccgcgtctttgtaacactgttttactgcgtgttcagcatgaagcaattttatctctaatgaaaaggcttaatagatagaacagttttacactcaattctcgacatcaatacagtttgtgcgtgcaccttttattttaagAGGATggccagcgcgagaacgtttgtacttaaaggctatgttctcatatttagttctaacttccatattcctgtcaacatgttaacatgtaaaagtataaagagcagtggaagcgaggcctcactttaatgcattgcatttcaacccgcgaggtatcagggtcagttcgcggttagtgtgtgtgaatgtcagagtttatatacaggtca from Dreissena polymorpha isolate Duluth1 chromosome 1, UMN_Dpol_1.0, whole genome shotgun sequence carries:
- the LOC127865333 gene encoding NACHT domain- and WD repeat-containing protein 1-like, with product MTHISLGCRFLGTTVESSSVLPLLQSLVQQLSMLGNQSPRSGLLSFDEAMLWRSFDPPSRTVLQTTVRTSVDFLFSRLEKLHSRILVCRALGYFTLANHGITEAELDDVLSCDDDVLNDVYTYWTPPMRRLPPLLLVCIRADIDQYVVERGADGARVLNWYHRQFTEAAHERYCADYAQKSVSIAT